In the Pseudorasbora parva isolate DD20220531a chromosome 23, ASM2467924v1, whole genome shotgun sequence genome, one interval contains:
- the lim2.1 gene encoding lens intrinsic membrane protein 2.1, translated as MYSFMGGGLFCAGVGNILLIVSTATDYWMQYRHSNNYMHQGLWRYCMPGKCFTHTDSIAYWDATRAFMILSLLACFFGIILGIMAFIHYSSFDRFDKTFAAGILFFISCFFVFLAMAVYTGVTINYYGKRYGNWRFSWSYIIGWVSVVLTFFSGIFYMCAYRMHECPRSSNPH; from the exons ATGTACAGCTTCATGGGAGGAGGGCTGTTTTGTGCAGGAGTGGGCAATATACTCCTGATTGTTTCCACAGCAACAGATTATTGGATGCAGTACCGTCATTCAAACAACTACATGCATCAGGGGCTGTGGAGATACTGCATGCCGGGAAAATgcttcacacacactgacagcaTTG caTACTGGGATGCTACACGAGCGTTCATGATCTTGTCTCTGTTGGCCTGCTTCTTTGGCATCATCCTCGGTATTATGGCCTTCATCCACTACTCTTCCTTTGACAGGTTTGATAAAACCTTTGCTGCAGGCATTCTGTTCTTCATCTCAT GCTTTTTTGTGTTTCTGGCCATGGCTGTGTACACGGGCGTCACAATAAATTACTATGGTAAACGCTATGGTAACTGGAGGTTCTCCTGGTCTTACATCATTGGCTGGGTGTCTGTGGTGCTCACTTTCTTTTCAG GTATTTTCTATATGTGTGCATACCGGATGCATGAATGCCCCAGAAGCTCGAATCCTCACTAG
- the bsx gene encoding brain-specific homeobox protein homolog, translating to MNLNYTSPVPQMPTQRSTSFFIEDILLHKPKPLREVFPSPFSNSLASRMPLLEYGYPLMPTPILAPHPHHPLHKPEHHPYFFASGMQMPALFQHHPELPGKHCRRRKARTVFSDSQLSGLEKRFEIQRYLSTPERVELATALSLSETQVKTWFQNRRMKHKKQLRKTQDDQKTPNDVDRSLENTSESEMHEKSTDGKNGLSPDRYTLDDNEDDVDIEDDICSPEHLL from the exons atgaaTCTGAACTACACATCTCCGGTCCCCCAGATGCCGACTCAAAGGTCAACGTCGTTCTTCATTGAAGATATTTTACTACATAAGCCTAAACCTTTGCGAGAGGTGTTTCCTTCGCCCTTTTCAAACTCTCTTGCCTCCCGGATGCCTCTTTTAGAGTATGGATATCCCCTTATGCCTACACCGATCCTGGCTCCTCATCCGCATCATCCGCTGCACAAACCTGAACATCATCCGTACTTTTTCGCATCCG GAATGCAGATGCCTGCGTTATTTCAGCATCATCCGGAGTTACCAGGGAAGCACTGCAGACGCAGAAAGGCCAGAACAGTGTTCTCAGACTCACAGTTATCAGGGCTCGAGAAACGGTTCGAGATCCAGAGGTATCTGTCCACACCTGAGCGCGTGGAGCTGGCGACGGCGCTCAGTCTGTCGGAAACACAG GTAAAGACGTGGTTTCAGAACCGGAGGATGAAACATAAAAAACAGCTGAGGAAAACACAAGACGACCAGAAAACCCCGAATGATGTAGACAGATCGCTGGAGAACACGAGCGAGAGCGAAATGCACGAGAAAAGCACAGACGGTAAAAACGGCTTGAGCCCGGACAGATACACGCTGGACGACAATGAAGATGATGTCGATATTGAAGATGACATTTGCTCTCCCGAACATTTACTCTAG